From a region of the Paenibacillus sp. R14(2021) genome:
- a CDS encoding carbohydrate ABC transporter permease: MASVSKPQDFHKLSPVWNLLFNLVAGVFALLCVFPFLFVMIISFTDEKTLARDGYALIPKKWSVEAYNYLFKAGDQLLRSYGITILVTVVGTAISLIVISLFAYAISRKGFKYRNFFGFFAFFTMLFNGGLVPSYIVTTKLLGLGNSIWALILPLAVNAFYIMIMRTFFSTMIPDAIVESGKIDGAGEFGIFFRLIVPLALPGLATIALFSTLGYWNDWFNALLYIENPDLVPLQSMLMRIENSMSFILANSNNTSIGVGVLQSMPQDTSRMAMVVLATGPIVLAYPFFQRYFVQGLTVGAVKE; this comes from the coding sequence ATGGCATCTGTAAGCAAACCGCAGGATTTCCACAAACTCTCGCCTGTCTGGAATCTCTTGTTTAACCTTGTAGCCGGCGTGTTCGCACTGCTGTGCGTCTTCCCGTTTCTGTTCGTCATGATCATCTCGTTCACGGACGAGAAGACGCTGGCGCGTGACGGATATGCGTTAATCCCGAAAAAATGGAGCGTAGAAGCTTACAATTACTTGTTCAAAGCGGGCGATCAATTGCTTCGCTCCTACGGCATAACGATTCTCGTCACGGTCGTTGGTACTGCGATCAGCTTGATTGTCATCTCGCTGTTTGCCTACGCGATCTCGCGCAAAGGCTTTAAGTACCGCAATTTCTTCGGCTTCTTCGCCTTCTTCACGATGCTCTTCAACGGTGGTCTCGTACCGTCTTATATCGTCACTACGAAGCTGCTCGGTCTGGGAAACTCGATCTGGGCGCTTATTCTGCCGCTGGCGGTCAACGCCTTCTACATCATGATCATGCGTACGTTCTTCTCCACCATGATCCCGGATGCCATCGTGGAATCCGGTAAAATCGACGGCGCCGGCGAATTCGGCATTTTCTTCCGTCTGATCGTGCCGCTCGCCCTGCCGGGCCTCGCGACGATCGCGCTGTTCAGTACGCTCGGCTACTGGAACGACTGGTTTAATGCCCTGCTCTACATCGAGAACCCGGACCTCGTTCCGCTGCAATCGATGCTGATGCGGATCGAGAACAGCATGTCGTTCATTCTGGCTAACAGCAACAACACATCGATCGGCGTAGGCGTGCTGCAGTCGATGCCGCAGGATACGTCGCGGATGGCGATGGTCGTGCTGGCAACCGGACCGATCGTACTCGCTTATCCGTTCTTCCAACGCTATTTCGTACAAGGTCTGACAGTTGGTGCCGTTAAAGAGTAA
- a CDS encoding response regulator transcription factor, with amino-acid sequence MYKVLLVDDEPFITEGLSDAVDWSSFGFEIVGSAEDGEEALERLHEVPVDLLITDISMPIMTGLALIREARLLLPQLKVIILSGFNEFDYLKEGMRLGIENYLLKPIRFEELEATLSDTVRKLNADKPAPSFGQDELGILRDNIMTRWANGRIMLSELTERTELLGIDLSQPYVALAIIRPHATAGAGAANPDPAAVLPEADGVTFVPFYNEEGELVVACCIDGADEGKARVTQALESLAAHWESRHIRLRIAIGEVQPMALAAQSYEQARKAQQFFLVLPDKLLLHYAEISSSASMFPAGLLDWEAYAKPIMAKDKEGLLSRIQADFTAIRSAEGMNPGRAKAAAVELMIRMKMEVDKLGRADSPEIYKELLAQVVAANVLEDVEEAVKAASFFAVDSFSGEDMSPVIKQALRFIQEHYAEAMTLKSLGTQFHIHPNYLGQLFHKQTGDTFTDYLNKYRIDKAKELLAGSSLKVNEIARQVGYWEIGYFYKQFKKHVGIVPGEYKDLL; translated from the coding sequence ATGTATAAAGTATTGCTCGTGGACGACGAGCCATTCATCACGGAAGGACTGAGCGACGCGGTAGACTGGTCGTCCTTCGGCTTTGAGATCGTGGGCAGCGCGGAGGACGGAGAGGAGGCGCTGGAACGGCTGCACGAGGTGCCTGTCGATCTGCTGATCACGGATATCTCCATGCCGATTATGACGGGACTTGCGCTCATCCGGGAAGCAAGACTGCTGCTGCCGCAGCTGAAGGTTATAATTCTGAGCGGGTTCAATGAATTCGATTATTTGAAGGAAGGCATGCGCCTTGGCATCGAGAACTACCTGCTGAAGCCGATCCGCTTCGAGGAGCTGGAAGCGACGCTGAGCGATACGGTCCGCAAGCTGAACGCGGACAAGCCGGCGCCTTCCTTCGGACAGGACGAGCTCGGCATTCTGCGCGATAACATCATGACCCGCTGGGCGAACGGGCGAATTATGCTCTCCGAGCTGACGGAGCGGACCGAGCTGCTCGGCATCGATCTTTCGCAGCCTTACGTCGCGCTGGCCATTATTCGGCCTCATGCGACGGCTGGCGCGGGGGCAGCTAATCCCGATCCTGCAGCTGTGCTGCCCGAGGCGGACGGCGTGACGTTCGTCCCGTTCTACAATGAAGAGGGCGAGCTCGTCGTGGCATGCTGCATAGACGGCGCGGATGAAGGAAAAGCTAGGGTGACGCAGGCGCTGGAAAGCTTGGCGGCGCATTGGGAAAGCCGCCATATCCGTCTCCGCATCGCGATCGGAGAGGTACAGCCGATGGCCCTAGCTGCGCAAAGCTACGAACAGGCACGCAAGGCGCAGCAGTTCTTCCTCGTGCTGCCGGACAAGCTCCTGCTCCATTATGCTGAAATCTCGTCCTCGGCATCGATGTTTCCTGCTGGGCTGCTTGATTGGGAAGCCTACGCGAAGCCGATTATGGCGAAGGACAAAGAGGGGCTGCTAAGCCGGATCCAAGCCGATTTTACAGCGATACGTTCTGCGGAGGGCATGAATCCGGGGCGTGCGAAAGCCGCGGCTGTGGAGCTGATGATTCGGATGAAGATGGAGGTCGACAAGCTCGGACGCGCGGACTCCCCCGAGATCTATAAGGAGCTGCTTGCCCAAGTCGTAGCCGCAAATGTGCTGGAGGACGTGGAAGAAGCCGTCAAGGCGGCCTCCTTCTTCGCCGTAGATTCCTTCTCCGGCGAAGATATGAGCCCGGTCATCAAGCAGGCGCTGCGATTTATTCAAGAGCATTACGCGGAAGCGATGACGCTGAAATCGCTCGGCACCCAGTTTCATATCCATCCCAATTATTTGGGCCAGCTCTTTCACAAGCAAACGGGCGATACGTTCACGGATTACTTGAACAAGTACCGCATCGACAAAGCCAAGGAACTTCTGGCCGGGAGCAGCTTGAAGGTCAATGAAATCGCGAGACAAGTCGGGTACTGGGAAATCGGATATTTCTATAAACAGTTCAAGAAACATGTCGGTATCGTGCCCGGCGAATATAAGGACCTGCTGTAG
- a CDS encoding sugar ABC transporter permease: protein MKALGRFFKDINRNKALLLMVLPATIWFIFFSYLPMLGTIISFKEYRVNGGFLSSIIHSRWVGFDNFKFLFSTDDAYIITRNTLLYNIVFIFIGLVLAVTMAIVLSEIANKKLAKWYQTGMFLPYFLSWVIVGYFVYSFLSFDRGMVNKIAVTFGLDPLQWYSEPKYWPLIIVIVFLWKSLGYSSVVYLAAIMGIDKSLYEAAMIDGANKWQQIRNITIPMLTPLMTILTLLAIGRIFYADFGLFYQVTRDSGTLYGVTNVIDTYVFRGLKTTGEIGMSTAAGLYQSFVGFVLVITSNYVVRKFNKDNALF, encoded by the coding sequence ATGAAAGCCCTTGGGCGCTTTTTTAAAGACATTAATCGCAATAAAGCACTGCTTTTGATGGTGCTTCCGGCAACGATCTGGTTTATTTTCTTCTCTTACTTGCCGATGCTCGGCACCATTATTTCATTCAAAGAGTACCGCGTTAATGGAGGCTTCCTCTCCAGTATTATTCATAGCCGCTGGGTCGGCTTCGATAACTTCAAATTCTTGTTCAGCACGGATGATGCCTATATCATCACCCGCAATACGTTGTTGTACAATATCGTCTTTATCTTTATTGGTCTCGTTCTAGCCGTGACAATGGCGATCGTCCTTTCCGAAATCGCAAATAAGAAGCTGGCGAAATGGTACCAGACCGGTATGTTCCTGCCCTACTTCCTGTCTTGGGTCATCGTCGGTTATTTCGTATATAGCTTCCTAAGCTTCGACCGGGGTATGGTGAACAAAATCGCTGTGACCTTCGGTCTTGATCCGCTGCAATGGTATTCCGAACCGAAGTATTGGCCGCTCATTATCGTAATCGTATTCTTGTGGAAATCGCTCGGCTATAGCAGCGTCGTCTACTTGGCGGCTATTATGGGTATCGATAAATCGCTGTACGAAGCAGCCATGATCGACGGCGCAAACAAATGGCAGCAGATCCGCAATATCACGATCCCGATGCTGACACCGCTTATGACGATCCTAACCTTGCTTGCGATCGGCCGTATTTTCTACGCCGACTTCGGATTATTCTATCAAGTTACGCGCGATTCCGGAACGCTGTACGGCGTAACGAACGTTATCGATACGTACGTGTTCCGCGGTCTGAAAACGACCGGCGAAATCGGCATGAGCACGGCGGCAGGCTTGTATCAATCGTTTGTCGGCTTCGTGCTTGTTATCACATCCAACTATGTGGTACGCAAATTCAATAAAGACAACGCGTTGTTCTAA
- a CDS encoding glycoside hydrolase family 125 protein yields the protein MEQFRLPKIAMPELSLPQSVQDALAEAETRLAHRPKLLQLFKNCFPNTLETTTKLLDDGTTFVITGDIPAMWLRDSVEQVMHYVPFAKEDADLRRIIGGLIKLHMRNIQIDPYANAFNEMANDWHWNTDDKTDMSPWVWERKFELDSICFSMRLAFAYWKETGSADIFDAEFKKAMRAAVDLWKVEQYHFERSPYRFERDNGIMTDSLMNDGLGMPVNYTGMIWSGFRPSDDACDFHYNIPDNMFAVVTLRQMREIAEFVFRDLSFEKEMAKLEREIDHGIELYGIYRHPEFGPIYAYETDGFGNYCLMDDAGTPGLISIPYLGYADANDPIYQNTRRFALSKENPFYYEGTAAKGIGSPHTPPGYVWHMALSMQGLTATSAEEKLEMIALLEATDADTGFMHEGFHSDDPTVFTRKWFAWSNSLFSQLVYTSMKAGLLDA from the coding sequence ATGGAACAATTCAGACTGCCCAAAATCGCCATGCCGGAGCTGTCGCTGCCGCAATCCGTACAAGACGCGCTGGCAGAAGCAGAGACGAGACTGGCTCACCGCCCGAAGCTGCTGCAGCTGTTCAAGAACTGCTTCCCGAATACGCTGGAGACGACGACGAAGCTCCTCGATGACGGCACGACGTTCGTCATTACAGGCGACATCCCGGCTATGTGGCTGCGCGACTCCGTGGAGCAGGTCATGCACTACGTGCCATTTGCCAAGGAAGACGCGGATCTGCGCCGCATTATCGGCGGGTTGATCAAGCTTCATATGCGTAACATCCAGATCGATCCTTATGCCAATGCGTTCAACGAAATGGCGAACGACTGGCACTGGAACACCGACGACAAGACGGACATGTCGCCGTGGGTATGGGAGCGCAAGTTTGAGCTGGATTCCATCTGTTTCTCGATGCGCCTTGCTTTCGCCTACTGGAAAGAGACAGGCAGCGCGGACATCTTCGACGCGGAATTCAAGAAAGCGATGCGCGCGGCGGTTGATCTGTGGAAAGTGGAACAGTACCACTTCGAGCGTTCGCCTTACCGCTTCGAGCGGGATAACGGCATCATGACCGACTCGCTGATGAACGACGGCCTCGGCATGCCGGTTAACTACACGGGCATGATCTGGTCGGGCTTCCGTCCAAGCGACGACGCCTGCGATTTCCATTACAACATTCCGGACAACATGTTCGCTGTCGTTACGCTGCGCCAAATGCGCGAGATCGCCGAATTCGTGTTCCGCGACCTCTCGTTCGAGAAGGAGATGGCAAAGCTGGAGCGCGAGATCGACCACGGTATCGAGCTGTACGGCATCTATCGTCATCCTGAATTCGGCCCGATCTATGCGTACGAGACCGATGGCTTCGGCAATTACTGCCTGATGGACGACGCGGGTACGCCGGGTCTGATTTCGATTCCTTACCTAGGCTACGCAGATGCGAATGACCCGATTTATCAGAATACGCGGCGCTTTGCGCTGAGCAAAGAAAATCCGTTCTACTATGAAGGTACGGCGGCCAAAGGCATCGGCAGCCCGCACACGCCTCCAGGCTACGTCTGGCATATGGCCTTGTCGATGCAGGGACTGACGGCGACTTCGGCTGAGGAGAAGCTCGAGATGATCGCGCTGCTCGAAGCGACGGACGCCGATACAGGCTTCATGCACGAAGGCTTCCACTCTGACGATCCGACCGTGTTTACGCGCAAATGGTTTGCATGGTCCAACAGCTTGTTCTCGCAGCTGGTCTACACGTCAATGAAAGCGGGTTTGCTGGATGCGTAA
- a CDS encoding alpha-amylase family protein translates to MRKPIIFYDGAFPGAAGVTESAIEQLRTVGEVCGAEELTARLEGADGGVFVSLHAPYFPSASWDALLAFLKRGGGLISAGGAPFRQPVRRVDGAWVVEPEQTAYHRQLRIHEMLPVQAKPIAKLAATEEFPLFKGRNSLLDVSATWNLVPHVTKSSDLPHQMGSAGPMDAHIYPVLKGISAEGREVAAPAVLWENTKGDFAGGRWLFINQPLGADFFANGGADALRDWTAFCAAGVTELWLKPSYASYELHERPMLTLQAQKLGRGLAEASGAKTRWTFKIQVRHEEENAAVFVYQQELEVGSELELKRIPLFGDLRAGHYQVECVAKSANGETRVIRQGFWGQDAGLLQAGGLLKRGRDYFEKDGRPFPVVGMTYMTSDVARKFLFLPNVAAWDRDMAQMRKAGINWIRTGIWTAYRNVMQVDGHASEEVLRSIDAFFMTAKKHGLQVTFTFFSFTPETWEGTNPYLDPRSVEAQKRFIRSIVSRHRDTTNVDWDLINEPSMFDPPRIFSNGPRSSRDRFEKEAYATWLAERHGSIEKLREKWGMTPGELPDFASASIPEPEEINFDVQDMHQGKRGTRWLDYALFSMDMHNRWAKQLVDTIKDGNPDQLVVVGQDEALGAQRPSPFFYEEAVDYTTVHSWWLNDHLLWDGIFAKTADKPNVIQETGIMYVETPGGFAKRSEEELRAMLERKYAYAFATGGAGAVQWIWNTNFYMDNANESHIGALRADGTEKPEADVSYRFGSFMEEIRDLFRDRELEDVAVVFPYSNDFSNRKLAYDATTRLTRVLSYELSMPFRGVSEYHLDQLETAPAKLIIVPSAHNFDDGAFAKLLDIVDRTGATLLFTGPLGLDAYWRKADRLGAAFGERQLSNVVREERITIGDRAYAVSYGQRRIAEVFKEAALDGSGAVSAGTDRVLEAAYGQGRLIWCPLPVELNERIEPVAALYTHALAAAGVRSELEWIKGGELAGVYGRSLRFKDGELYVFVSEYAHDAAIEVKSASTGMSYAFVLERERAVMFAVDREGRVTSIYRPSEVEVQATKA, encoded by the coding sequence ATGCGTAAACCGATTATTTTCTATGACGGCGCCTTCCCGGGCGCCGCTGGCGTAACGGAGTCTGCGATTGAACAGCTTCGTACGGTAGGGGAAGTATGCGGCGCCGAGGAACTGACGGCCCGCTTGGAGGGTGCGGACGGCGGCGTATTTGTGTCGCTGCACGCGCCTTATTTTCCATCCGCGAGCTGGGACGCGCTGCTTGCGTTTCTGAAGCGCGGCGGCGGCTTGATCAGCGCGGGCGGCGCTCCGTTCCGGCAGCCGGTCAGACGGGTAGACGGCGCATGGGTCGTTGAACCGGAACAAACGGCGTACCACAGACAGCTGCGCATTCACGAGATGCTGCCTGTTCAGGCGAAGCCGATCGCGAAGCTTGCGGCGACGGAAGAATTCCCGTTGTTCAAGGGCCGCAATTCCTTACTGGACGTATCGGCTACATGGAACCTTGTGCCGCATGTGACCAAGTCGAGCGACCTGCCGCATCAGATGGGCTCAGCCGGCCCGATGGACGCACATATTTATCCGGTGCTGAAGGGCATCTCGGCTGAGGGCCGCGAGGTTGCCGCACCTGCCGTCCTGTGGGAGAACACGAAGGGCGATTTCGCCGGCGGCCGCTGGCTGTTCATCAACCAGCCGCTAGGCGCGGACTTCTTCGCGAACGGCGGCGCCGATGCGCTTCGCGATTGGACGGCGTTCTGCGCAGCCGGCGTTACCGAGCTGTGGCTGAAGCCGAGCTACGCATCGTATGAGCTGCACGAACGTCCGATGCTAACGCTGCAAGCGCAGAAGCTGGGCCGCGGCTTAGCCGAGGCGAGCGGAGCCAAGACGCGCTGGACGTTCAAGATTCAAGTCCGGCACGAGGAAGAGAATGCTGCCGTATTCGTCTATCAACAAGAACTGGAAGTCGGAAGCGAGCTGGAGCTGAAGCGGATTCCGCTGTTTGGCGATCTGCGTGCAGGCCACTACCAGGTGGAATGCGTTGCGAAGTCCGCGAACGGCGAAACGCGCGTGATTCGCCAAGGCTTCTGGGGTCAGGATGCCGGGCTGCTTCAAGCAGGCGGCTTGCTGAAGCGAGGCCGGGACTATTTCGAGAAGGACGGCCGTCCGTTCCCTGTCGTCGGTATGACGTACATGACGTCCGACGTGGCGCGCAAATTCCTGTTCCTGCCGAATGTAGCGGCGTGGGACCGCGACATGGCGCAGATGCGCAAAGCGGGCATTAACTGGATTCGCACGGGAATTTGGACGGCGTACCGCAACGTGATGCAGGTGGACGGACATGCATCCGAGGAAGTGCTGCGTTCCATCGACGCGTTCTTCATGACAGCGAAGAAGCATGGGCTGCAGGTGACGTTTACGTTCTTCTCCTTCACGCCTGAGACGTGGGAGGGGACGAACCCTTACCTGGATCCGCGCAGCGTGGAAGCGCAGAAGCGGTTCATCCGCTCCATCGTCAGCCGTCACCGCGACACGACGAATGTCGATTGGGACTTGATCAACGAGCCGTCGATGTTCGATCCGCCGCGTATTTTCTCCAACGGTCCGCGGTCGAGCCGGGACCGCTTCGAGAAAGAGGCGTATGCGACATGGCTTGCGGAACGCCACGGCTCCATCGAGAAGCTGCGCGAGAAATGGGGCATGACGCCTGGCGAGCTGCCGGATTTTGCATCGGCCTCCATTCCCGAGCCGGAGGAAATCAACTTCGACGTGCAGGATATGCATCAAGGCAAACGAGGCACGCGCTGGCTCGATTATGCGTTGTTCTCCATGGACATGCATAACCGCTGGGCGAAGCAGCTCGTCGATACGATCAAGGACGGGAATCCGGATCAGCTGGTCGTGGTCGGCCAGGACGAAGCGCTTGGCGCGCAGCGTCCGTCGCCGTTCTTCTACGAGGAAGCGGTCGACTATACGACCGTGCATTCCTGGTGGCTGAACGATCATCTGCTGTGGGACGGCATCTTCGCGAAGACGGCGGACAAGCCGAACGTCATCCAAGAGACGGGCATCATGTACGTGGAGACGCCGGGCGGATTCGCCAAGCGGTCGGAGGAAGAGCTGCGCGCGATGCTGGAGCGCAAGTATGCCTATGCGTTCGCGACGGGCGGCGCCGGAGCCGTGCAGTGGATTTGGAACACCAACTTCTATATGGACAACGCCAATGAATCCCATATCGGCGCGCTGCGCGCCGACGGGACCGAGAAGCCGGAAGCGGACGTATCCTACCGGTTCGGCAGCTTCATGGAAGAGATCCGGGACTTGTTCCGGGATCGGGAGCTGGAAGACGTTGCGGTTGTATTCCCGTATTCCAACGATTTCTCCAACCGGAAGCTGGCATACGACGCGACGACGCGGCTGACGCGCGTGCTCAGCTACGAGCTGAGCATGCCTTTCCGCGGCGTGTCGGAGTATCACCTCGATCAGCTGGAAACGGCGCCTGCGAAGCTTATTATCGTGCCGTCTGCGCATAATTTCGATGACGGGGCCTTTGCGAAGCTGCTCGATATCGTGGATCGTACGGGAGCCACGCTCTTGTTCACAGGGCCGCTCGGCCTGGACGCGTACTGGCGCAAGGCGGATCGTCTCGGTGCTGCGTTCGGCGAGCGTCAGCTGAGCAACGTCGTCCGCGAAGAGCGGATCACGATCGGCGATCGGGCGTACGCCGTTTCCTACGGTCAGCGCAGAATTGCGGAAGTGTTCAAGGAAGCCGCATTGGACGGCAGCGGTGCCGTCTCTGCCGGGACGGACCGGGTGCTTGAAGCGGCATACGGACAAGGACGCCTCATCTGGTGTCCGCTGCCCGTGGAGCTGAACGAGCGGATCGAGCCGGTTGCCGCGCTGTATACGCATGCGCTGGCTGCAGCGGGCGTTCGCAGCGAGCTGGAATGGATCAAAGGCGGCGAGTTGGCCGGTGTATACGGCCGAAGCCTGCGGTTTAAGGACGGCGAGCTGTATGTGTTCGTCTCCGAATATGCGCATGATGCGGCCATCGAAGTGAAATCCGCTTCGACAGGCATGTCGTATGCATTCGTGCTGGAGCGCGAACGCGCGGTCATGTTCGCGGTGGACCGCGAAGGTCGCGTGACGTCGATCTATCGTCCGAGCGAAGTAGAAGTACAAGCAACGAAGGCATAA
- a CDS encoding ABC transporter substrate-binding protein — MQFTSKKMTIGLTSSLAAMLLLSACGNSGSNSSNGNTASNNAASGNASGSNSSAEPVELNWYTIGTPQKDVDKVMAAVSDYTKGKIGATVKMTMIDWGDYNQKLQVLTASGADMDIMFTAAWAFDYVQNARKGAFAPIDDLLKQYGKGITDTLDPAFLEGSKVDGKNYGIPAYKELPAQEVWRFNKKILDENKLSITGIRSLESLEPLLKTVKQKNPDVTPMQVDKNFTPYIPYDYLIEKFPLAVKLDDTGYKVVNVFETPEMKQALTTMHKYYLAGYVPTEAATLESSSDVQATGKWFADKASTQPFADNVWSTSYGYPIVSTPQSDALIYNSSVMGSMQAISANSKHKEKAMEFLNLLNTDPVLRNMVDSGIEGTHYKKTDGNYMENLPESKNYDMPTFSLGNIMLTYLNPGDPADKWEQFKKYNAAGKPSILLGFNFDPTKVSNEIAAVQNAKEAFWAPLMTGTVDPEKYLPQAIKKINEAGLDKIMAEAQTQLDAWKATKAK; from the coding sequence ATGCAATTCACAAGCAAGAAAATGACTATCGGACTTACGTCCAGCTTGGCTGCAATGCTTTTGCTCAGCGCTTGCGGCAACAGCGGCAGCAACAGCAGCAATGGCAACACAGCTTCCAATAACGCTGCATCCGGCAATGCGTCCGGCAGCAACAGCAGCGCGGAACCAGTTGAACTGAACTGGTACACGATCGGCACGCCTCAGAAAGACGTTGACAAAGTTATGGCAGCTGTCAGCGACTACACGAAAGGCAAAATCGGCGCAACGGTTAAAATGACGATGATCGACTGGGGCGATTACAACCAGAAGCTGCAAGTATTGACGGCTTCCGGCGCAGATATGGACATCATGTTCACGGCTGCATGGGCGTTCGATTATGTGCAAAACGCGCGTAAAGGCGCATTTGCTCCAATTGACGATCTGTTGAAACAGTACGGCAAAGGCATTACCGATACGCTGGATCCGGCTTTCCTGGAAGGCTCCAAAGTAGACGGCAAAAACTACGGCATCCCGGCGTACAAAGAGCTTCCGGCTCAAGAAGTATGGCGCTTCAACAAGAAGATTCTTGACGAGAACAAGCTCAGCATCACAGGGATTCGCTCCCTGGAAAGCCTTGAGCCTTTGCTTAAGACCGTTAAACAAAAGAATCCGGACGTAACGCCGATGCAAGTGGACAAGAACTTCACGCCGTACATTCCTTACGACTACTTGATCGAGAAGTTCCCGCTGGCTGTCAAATTGGACGACACGGGCTACAAAGTCGTAAATGTTTTCGAAACGCCTGAAATGAAACAAGCCCTGACGACGATGCACAAGTACTACTTGGCAGGTTACGTTCCGACTGAAGCCGCAACGCTGGAATCGTCCTCGGACGTTCAAGCGACAGGCAAATGGTTCGCCGACAAAGCATCGACGCAGCCGTTCGCGGACAACGTATGGTCGACAAGCTACGGCTACCCGATCGTTTCGACGCCGCAAAGCGACGCGCTGATCTACAACTCGTCGGTAATGGGCTCCATGCAAGCGATCTCCGCTAACTCCAAGCACAAAGAGAAAGCAATGGAATTCCTGAACCTGCTGAATACGGATCCGGTTCTTCGCAACATGGTTGACTCCGGTATCGAAGGCACGCACTACAAGAAAACGGACGGCAACTACATGGAAAACCTGCCGGAATCCAAGAACTACGACATGCCTACGTTCTCGCTCGGCAACATCATGCTGACTTACCTGAACCCAGGGGATCCAGCTGACAAATGGGAACAATTCAAGAAATACAACGCTGCAGGCAAGCCTTCCATCCTGCTCGGCTTCAACTTCGATCCAACGAAAGTATCCAATGAAATCGCCGCTGTACAAAATGCCAAAGAAGCATTCTGGGCACCGCTGATGACAGGTACTGTTGATCCGGAGAAATACTTGCCGCAAGCAATCAAGAAAATCAACGAAGCAGGCCTTGACAAAATCATGGCTGAAGCGCAAACGCAGCTTGATGCATGGAAAGCAACGAAAGCGAAGTAA